Proteins encoded within one genomic window of Jiangella mangrovi:
- a CDS encoding acyl carrier protein: MTDTLDTVRTVLIESLDLSQAPDDLQEDTALFGSLPELDSLGVLSLVSAIEERFDITIDDDEFDAELFETLGSLTEFVESKLAAV; encoded by the coding sequence ATGACCGACACCCTGGACACCGTTCGCACGGTGCTGATCGAGTCGCTGGACCTCTCGCAGGCACCCGACGACCTCCAGGAGGACACCGCGCTGTTCGGCTCGCTGCCGGAGCTGGACTCGCTGGGCGTGCTCTCGCTGGTGTCGGCCATCGAGGAGCGCTTCGACATCACCATCGACGACGACGAGTTCGACGCCGAGCTGTTCGAGACGCTCGGCAGCCTGACGGAGTTCGTCGAGTCCAAGCTGGCCGCGGTCTGA